One window from the genome of Raphanus sativus cultivar WK10039 unplaced genomic scaffold, ASM80110v3 Scaffold1154, whole genome shotgun sequence encodes:
- the LOC130503813 gene encoding uncharacterized protein LOC130503813, translating to MGGVTSSMAAKLAFFPPNPPSYKITREEATELLLMDPFPHRENVDVLRLPTRRGNEIVAMYVRYPMAATTLLYSHGNAADIGQMYELFIELSIHLRVNLMGYDYSGYGQSSGKPSEQNTYADIEAAYKCLEETYGAKQENIILYGQSVGSGPTVDLATRLPQLRASILHSPILSGLRVMYPVKRTYWFDIYKNIDKISLLRCPVLVIHGTADDVVDFSHGKQLWELCQEKYEPLWLKGGNHCDLELFPEYIGHLKKFVSAVEKSTSKRNSSFSRRSMEGCEQPPRGSVDAPPRKSKDGREKPRKSVDRLRFQGYKLSHVEKHEKLKVPFEEMEKARRSVDVYREKPQPMERARKSVDWLDRSRATE from the exons ATGGGAGGCGTGACATCATCAATGGCGGCGAAGTTAGCGTTTTTCCCGCCGAATCCACCTTCTTACAAGATAACCAGAGAGGAAGCAACGGAGCTTCTGCTGATGGACCCTTTCCCCCACCGAGAAAACGTCGACGTTTTGCGTCTGCCCACGCGCCGAGGCAACGAGATCGTCGCCATGTACGTCAGGTACCCTATGGCCGCCACGACGCTTCTGTATTCTCACGGAAACGCTGCTGATATCGGTCAGATGTACGAGCTCTTCATCGAGCTCAGTATCCACCTCCGCGTCAATCTAATGGG GTATGACTATTCAGGGTATGGCCAATCATCAGGGAAG CCCAGTGAACAGAATACTTATGCTGATATAGAGGCTGCGTACAAATGTCTGGAAGAGACTTATGGGGCAAAGCAGGAGAACATTATCCTGTATGGTCAGTCTGTCGGTAGTGGTCCAACCGTCGACTTAGCTACGCGTTTGCCTCAACTAAGAGCTTCCATTCTTCATAGTCCTATCCTATCTGGTCTTAGAGTTATGTATCCTGTCAAACGCACTTATTGGTTTGATATTTACAAG AACATTGACAAAATATCGCTCCTGAGGTGTCCTGTCCTCGTGATTCAT GGAACAGCGGATGATGTGGTTGACTTCTCGCACGGGAAGCAGCTGTGGGAACTCTGCCAGGAGAAGTACGAACCTTTATGGCTCAAAGGAGGAAACCATTGCGATCTTGAACTCTTTCCCGAGTACATTGGCCATCTCAAGAAGTTTGTGAGCGCTGTGGAGAAATCCACGTCGAAAAGGAACAGTTCTTTCTCGAGGAGAAGCATGGAAGGGTGTGAACAACCTCCTCGGGGTAGCGTAGATGCACCACCGAGGAAGAGCAAGGATGGACGAGAGAAACCGAGGAAAAGCGTAGACAGGCTGAGGTTTCAGGGATACAAGCTGAGCCACGTTGAGAAACATGAGAAGCTGAAGGTTCCGTTTGAGGAAATGGAGAAGGCGAGGAGAAGCGTGGACGTATACAGGGAGAAGCCTCAGCCGATGGAGAGAGCACGTAAAAGCGTGGATTGGTTGGACAGAAGTCGAGCTactgaataa